The Actinobacillus succinogenes 130Z region ACACCTTTTTCTTTTGCTTGTGCAATAACGTCCGCTTCGATGTTAGCCATTTCCGGTTCAAGGTGATCTGCAGGACGGTCGGTCATCGGTTCCCCACCTTCTAATACACGCGCTTGTAATTCGGCATTAACCGGTGCCGGAGTTTTACCGTATTCGCCTTTCAATACGCCGGCGGTTTCTTTGGCGATGGTTTTGTAACGTTCACCCATTAACACGTTAATAACAGCTTGTGTACCTACAATTTGCGAAGTCGGTGTAACCAACGGAATATAACCCAAATCTTTACGCACGAGTGGGATTTCTTCTAATACTTTGTCCAGTTTATCCGACGCATTTTGTTGTTTGAGTTGATTTTCAAGATTGGTTAACATACCGCCCGGCACTTGCGCCACTAAAATACGGCTGTCCACACCACGTAACTGACCTTCGAATTTTGCGTATTTTTTACGTACGTCACGGAAATAGGCGGCAATTTTCTCCAAACGAGGAATGTCTAATCCGGTATCGAATGCTGTGCCTTGCAAGGTTGCCACAATCGCTTCCGTTGCCGGATGACCGTAAGTACCGGACATTGAAGAAATCGCCGTATCTACCCCGTCGACACCTGCTTCAATAGCTTTCAGCAACGCCATTTCGGACATACCGGTCGTAGCGTGGCAGTGTAAATGTAATTCGATATCAAAACGTTTTTTGATTTCGCCTACAAGTTCGGCCGCAGCCATTGGGTTTAAAATGCCTGACATATCTTTAATAACCAGGCTGTCCACGCCGATTTCCAATAATTGTTCAGTAGTGTCTAACCAAGTTTGTAATGTGTGAACCGGGCTGGTGGTATAACTTAATGTACCTTGTGCGTGACCGCCCTGTTTTTTCACTGCTTGTAATGCGGCTTTCATATTTCGCGGATCGTTTAGCGCATCAAATACACGGAAAACATCCATACCGTTTGCCACGCAACGTTCAACAAAACGCTCCACCACGTCATCGGCATAATGACGGTAGCCTAATAAGTTTTGTCCGCGCAATAACATTTGCAACGGAGTTTTCGGGCAGGCTTTTTTCAGCTCGCGCAAACGTACCCAAGGGTCCTCGCCTAAAAAACGAATACAGCTATCGAATGTCGCACCGCCCCAGGCTTCCAATGACCAGTAGCCGATATCGTCTAATTCCGCTGCGATAGGCAACATATCGTCAAGGCGTAAACGTGTTGCGAAAAGAGATTGATGAGCATCACGAAGTACTAATTCGGTAACTTTAATTTTTTTAGCCATAATAAAAATCCTTCTACATTTAATTTAAGCCTTGAGAACGGCGATGATGGGCGATAGCCGCCACGATAACGGGACGTAAACGATCTAAATCATTTCCTTGTACCGCAGCGGAAAGTGCGGTCGGTTTTTGCGAAGGTTTAGATTGTTTAACGGGTTCGGGGAAAAAGCGGTTAATGAGTTTTGACATCGTAGTGATTGCCCAAATTAAAATGAGCAAAAACGTAATAACGAAACCCATACCTGAAAGCATCAGGTTAATCCCTTCACCAAAGAGTTCTGCTGGAGTCATTGGGTAGTCCTTTTTTG contains the following coding sequences:
- the oadA gene encoding sodium-extruding oxaloacetate decarboxylase subunit alpha — translated: MAKKIKVTELVLRDAHQSLFATRLRLDDMLPIAAELDDIGYWSLEAWGGATFDSCIRFLGEDPWVRLRELKKACPKTPLQMLLRGQNLLGYRHYADDVVERFVERCVANGMDVFRVFDALNDPRNMKAALQAVKKQGGHAQGTLSYTTSPVHTLQTWLDTTEQLLEIGVDSLVIKDMSGILNPMAAAELVGEIKKRFDIELHLHCHATTGMSEMALLKAIEAGVDGVDTAISSMSGTYGHPATEAIVATLQGTAFDTGLDIPRLEKIAAYFRDVRKKYAKFEGQLRGVDSRILVAQVPGGMLTNLENQLKQQNASDKLDKVLEEIPLVRKDLGYIPLVTPTSQIVGTQAVINVLMGERYKTIAKETAGVLKGEYGKTPAPVNAELQARVLEGGEPMTDRPADHLEPEMANIEADVIAQAKEKGVALSENSVDDALIVALFPQIAWKFLENRNNPAAFEPAPTAESAAEKPQEKAAPKAQSGSAVYTVEVEGKAFVVKVSEGGDISAIAPATAPAAAAQAAPAAAPAPAPSAGGVQVTAPMAGNIWKVIATEGQTVAEGDVLFILEAMKMETEVKAAQAGTVRNIQVKAGDSVSVGDVVMTLA
- a CDS encoding oxaloacetate decarboxylase subunit gamma, producing MTPAELFGEGINLMLSGMGFVITFLLILIWAITTMSKLINRFFPEPVKQSKPSQKPTALSAAVQGNDLDRLRPVIVAAIAHHRRSQGLN